A window of Acropora muricata isolate sample 2 chromosome 3, ASM3666990v1, whole genome shotgun sequence contains these coding sequences:
- the LOC136911699 gene encoding probable serine/threonine-protein kinase PkwA isoform X1, whose protein sequence is MHIDAESRVKPEMSFSRSPSSSPTYEKRLVFRLQGHEGAVVFCAVDPKAKLLATCSTDRTINVWTITTGQLLRALKGGHSEEVTSCSFCSIGPILASSSIDKKVILWNYESGKRASRLELHHDAVLFCAFSKDGKFLASASRDKTARIYKIRPGAGEFVPGGDVKELSGHKGAVNVVKFSPDGAVALTGSDDRTIRAWKRENDWECVCVLNQFTAPIKSVIFSPVDPVFASLDGNRTTLWTMKGQKYEAENSVDIRSSEKQLKAVSFIPDGRFIMGVATDKTINIWDSVKKNTWLNLPNAKPNQHEGAILTCCFAGRNFISADADGFTFIWELV, encoded by the exons ATGCATATAGATG CGGAAAGTCGCGTAAAACCGGAGATGTCCTTCTCACGAAGTCCAAGCAGTTCCCCCACGTATGAAAAGCGTTTGGTTTTCCGTCTTCAAGGGCACGAAGGAGCTGTGGTATTTTGTGCTGTCGATCCCAAAGCGAAACTACTTGCAACATGCTCAACCGATCGGACAATCAATGTTTGGACGATTACTACAGGACAGCTTCTGAGAGCTCTCAAAGGTGGTCACTCGGAAGAGGTTACATCTTGTTCTTTCTGTTCAATTGGGCCAATTTTAGCTTCGTCTTCCATCGACAAAAAAGTAATTCTATGGAATTATGAAAGCGGAAAGCGCGCTTCTCGTTTAG AATTACACCACGATGCTGTACTCTTTTGCGCGTTTTCAAAGGATGGAAAGTTCCTCGCTTCTGCTTCCCGCGACAAAACTGCCCGCATATACAAAATACGCCCTGGGGCCGGGGAGTTTGTTCCCGGAGGGGACGTCAAAGAACTCTCCGGGCACAAAGGCGCTGTCAACGTGGTGAAATTTTCTCCTGATGGCGCTGTAGCATTGACAGGCTCAGATGACAGAACAATTCGTGCATGGAAGAGAGAAAACGACTGGGAATGTGTGTGTGTACTCAACCAATTCACCGCACCAATCAAAAGCGTGATATTCTCACCAGTCGATCCTGTCTTTGCGTCCCTAGATGGAAACAGGACAACACTCTGGACAATGAAGGGCCAAAAGTATGAGGCGGAGAACAGTGTAGATATCAGGAGCAGCGAAAAACAGCTAAAG GCTGTTTCTTTTATTCCCGATGGAAGATTCATAATGGGTGTGGCCACTGATAAAACAATCAACATTTGGGACTCCGTGAAAAAGAACACTTGGCTTAACCTGCCCAACGCAAA